A stretch of the Neisseria sp. DTU_2020_1000833_1_SI_GRL_NUU_006 genome encodes the following:
- a CDS encoding phage major tail tube protein produces MQLPRILKSFNVFTDGLNKDGVLMTVKRPDIKFKTEDYTPGGGLGEYTVIHGIEKLELELTSKGFDLELFKSISHKINGNLLRYQGALHKEDEETYQTLVGEARGRIIETTRNEDKAGEGGEQTFKYALTYWKETVDGEVIFECDLMANKLVIGGKDIRAGIRNALGL; encoded by the coding sequence ATGCAGTTACCACGCATCCTCAAAAGTTTTAACGTATTTACCGACGGCCTCAACAAAGACGGCGTCCTGATGACCGTCAAACGCCCCGACATCAAATTCAAAACCGAAGACTACACGCCGGGTGGTGGTCTGGGTGAATACACAGTCATTCACGGCATTGAAAAACTCGAGCTTGAGCTGACAAGCAAGGGCTTTGACCTCGAATTGTTCAAATCAATCAGCCATAAAATTAATGGCAACCTGCTGCGTTACCAAGGCGCGTTGCACAAAGAGGACGAAGAAACCTATCAAACATTGGTAGGCGAAGCCCGCGGACGCATCATCGAGACCACACGCAACGAAGACAAAGCAGGCGAAGGCGGCGAACAGACATTTAAGTACGCCCTGACCTACTGGAAAGAAACAGTTGACGGCGAAGTCATTTTCGAATGCGACCTGATGGCAAACAAACTCGTCATCGGCGGTAAAGACATTCGCGCCGGCATCCGCAACGCATTAGGTCTGTAA
- a CDS encoding phage tail sheath subtilisin-like domain-containing protein, giving the protein MTAKRMHGVTANEYTHGARAVSDIASNIIGLVATSEDADAKTFPLDTPIFATSVGSLLGKAGSKGTLGKSLDAIYDQADAQIVVVRVASSAKPAEQKAAIIKGAKILRQAPVRTGFKPKIIGAPELDDADVTAELCVAANALGGFVYASAGGADEIPAVQTYRQGFGQNNLMLIDNEFMTAGANGTPQTAATIARILGARAMLDEKIGPHKSISNTEIQGVSAIKSPRSFGLLDINSDANTLNNLDVTTLIREKGFRVWGNRTCSADPIWAFEPTVRVASIIKETIAESFLWAMDKPMHPSLMIDIINTINAKLAEKVYKGWLLGAQVFIDPKKIEKERVSNGIFAFDYEFTVAPPLENIELNQHVSDRFIVNLTDRVIEFASNIKPTTV; this is encoded by the coding sequence ATGACTGCAAAACGAATGCATGGCGTAACTGCCAACGAATATACCCACGGTGCGCGCGCCGTATCAGACATTGCCAGCAACATCATCGGCTTAGTTGCTACATCTGAAGATGCTGACGCGAAGACCTTTCCGCTGGATACTCCGATTTTTGCTACATCTGTCGGCAGTCTGTTGGGAAAAGCCGGCAGTAAAGGCACGCTGGGAAAATCGTTAGATGCCATCTATGACCAAGCAGATGCGCAGATTGTTGTAGTCCGCGTAGCATCATCGGCAAAACCCGCTGAACAAAAAGCAGCAATAATTAAAGGCGCAAAAATCCTGCGTCAAGCCCCTGTCCGTACTGGCTTCAAGCCAAAGATTATCGGTGCGCCAGAATTGGATGATGCCGACGTAACCGCTGAATTGTGCGTGGCTGCCAACGCCTTGGGTGGATTCGTCTATGCTTCTGCGGGAGGGGCTGACGAGATTCCGGCAGTGCAAACCTACCGCCAAGGTTTTGGACAAAATAATCTCATGTTAATCGACAATGAGTTTATGACGGCAGGCGCAAACGGAACGCCGCAGACCGCTGCCACTATTGCCCGAATCTTAGGCGCGCGCGCCATGCTTGACGAAAAAATCGGTCCGCACAAATCAATATCTAATACAGAGATTCAAGGCGTGTCCGCCATCAAATCACCGCGCAGCTTCGGACTGTTGGACATTAATTCAGATGCGAACACACTCAACAACCTAGACGTAACGACCCTGATCCGCGAAAAAGGTTTCCGCGTATGGGGCAACCGCACATGCTCGGCAGATCCGATTTGGGCATTCGAGCCGACAGTCCGTGTTGCATCAATTATCAAAGAGACCATCGCCGAAAGTTTCCTCTGGGCAATGGATAAACCGATGCATCCTTCCCTGATGATTGACATCATCAACACAATCAACGCGAAGCTGGCGGAAAAAGTCTATAAAGGTTGGTTATTGGGCGCGCAGGTATTCATCGACCCGAAAAAAATCGAAAAAGAGCGCGTATCAAACGGCATCTTCGCATTTGACTACGAATTTACCGTCGCCCCGCCGTTGGAAAACATCGAACTGAACCAACACGTCTCCGATCGCTTTATCGTTAACCTGACCGACCGCGTCATCGAGTTTGCGTCAAACATCAAACCGACCACAGTATAA